A segment of the Planifilum fimeticola genome:
CTGCTTCAGATAGGTATATATCTTTCCGAGAAGGACTTCGGCATCTGCCTGCCTTGTTTCCTCATCCGTTTCGATCCGCTGTAAAAGCTTCCGGGCCAGCGCTTTGCGCCGGTCGGGATCCATCTGGTTTCGCCGCGTCAAAAACTCTTCGATGAGCAAAAATTGATCGTCCCCCAGCCGCTCAAATCGTCGCAACCAATTTTCCTCCTCCTCCGACAGGGGAAGTTCCGGAAGGGAACGTTCCCCTTTTTTTCTTTCCCGGATCACCATCGTGCCCGCCGCCAGATCGCCGATCCGTTTCTCCTTTTGATGAAGCCACATGAAAATCAAACCCACAAGCAGAGTAAGATCCGCCAGGAGCAGGACATTGCGCAGAAAAACCGCCCAAAAACCGGGGGACTGGCCGGTATCCGCAACCAGGCGCAGGCCCAGCAACCGCTTTCCGACCGTCTGGCCCGTGAAGTACTCCGTGAGCACGAAGTAGGCCAGGGGAAACGCGGCGGAGAGCACCAAGTAGACGGCGATGATGACGGACGCCGGCTCACCGGAAGACACCTGCGCGACAAAAGGAAGCGAGAGAAAGAACAAAACGTTCACCAGCGACACCAGGGCAAAATCGATCATCTTGGCGGCGGCCCGGCTTCCGATACCGGCCGTTTCAAATTGGATCTGCACGTATTCGGGGGTGACCACTGCGACGCGATTTTCCATGATCCTCTCCTCTTCGTGACCAACTTTTTTTCGTGCTACAATAAAATCGATGGAGGTGAAGGGGATGTCGCTCCCGCAATCAAATCGCAGACTCGGGTCGTTTGTCCATAAAAATCAATCCCGATGGACGCGCCTCGAAGAACTCATTCATCAATTTCGCCGTGGATCCCTTTCCAAACGGGAATTGGACGAGCTCGGCTTTCTCTACCGCAAGGTGGCAGGCCATCTCGCGTACGCACAAACCTACTTTCCCCAGCACGACGTGACCCGTCGCTTGAACGAACTTACGCTGAACGCCCACAATGTCCTCTACGGCAGCGTGAAAAAGCGGCGATTTCCCGAACTGCTCCGCTTCTTCACCCGCGATTTCCCTCTGCTGTTCCACGAGCGGATTCCTTTTTTTCTCATCGCCTTTTCGTTGTTTGCGGTCGGGGCCCTTCTCGCTTTTTTTCTGACCTTGGGCGATCCCCGGCTCGCATCTCTGTTTCTACCCCTGGGAATGGCGGAGAACATCGATCCCAAGGCGGGCCCGGCGGGGGAATGGAATCATTCCATCGTCTCCAGTCAAATCATGGTGAACAACATTCAGGTGGCCTTTCTCTGTTTCGCCTTCGGCGCGCTGCTCGGCGTCGGAACCGTCTGGATGCTCCTGTACAACGGAATGCTTATCGGCGCCCTGGCCGCCCTCTTCCACCGGGTGGGGGAATCCTACACCTTTTGGGCCCATATTTGGCCGCACGGGGTGACCGAGTTGACGGCCATTTTCATCGCCGGAGGAGCGGGTCTTTCCCTCGCCTACTCCTTCTTCGTTCCCGGGGAACTGACCCGTGGCGAATCCTTCAAGCGCGAGGGAAAAGTGACCATCCAACTGATGATGGGCGTCATTCCCCTGTTTGTGATTGCCGCCCTCATCGAAGGATTTTTGACGCCGGCGCCCTGGCCCCCTTGGACCAAGTACCTGCTGGCGCTCTCCACCCTGA
Coding sequences within it:
- a CDS encoding RDD family protein, with protein sequence MENRVAVVTPEYVQIQFETAGIGSRAAAKMIDFALVSLVNVLFFLSLPFVAQVSSGEPASVIIAVYLVLSAAFPLAYFVLTEYFTGQTVGKRLLGLRLVADTGQSPGFWAVFLRNVLLLADLTLLVGLIFMWLHQKEKRIGDLAAGTMVIRERKKGERSLPELPLSEEEENWLRRFERLGDDQFLLIEEFLTRRNQMDPDRRKALARKLLQRIETDEETRQADAEVLLGKIYTYLKQTRYPSIQ
- a CDS encoding stage II sporulation protein M, whose translation is MSLPQSNRRLGSFVHKNQSRWTRLEELIHQFRRGSLSKRELDELGFLYRKVAGHLAYAQTYFPQHDVTRRLNELTLNAHNVLYGSVKKRRFPELLRFFTRDFPLLFHERIPFFLIAFSLFAVGALLAFFLTLGDPRLASLFLPLGMAENIDPKAGPAGEWNHSIVSSQIMVNNIQVAFLCFAFGALLGVGTVWMLLYNGMLIGALAALFHRVGESYTFWAHIWPHGVTELTAIFIAGGAGLSLAYSFFVPGELTRGESFKREGKVTIQLMMGVIPLFVIAALIEGFLTPAPWPPWTKYLLALSTLILLFFYFGSAWIRKEATPSENPTYSS